Sequence from the Acropora muricata isolate sample 2 chromosome 10, ASM3666990v1, whole genome shotgun sequence genome:
catatttgtactgcagttgtaaatgaaagtgaagagtgatcatatcagtaaattttccaatttaagaaattggaaggaagaagcctgaaaaatatcagggcttcaacgggattggAACCTGTGAGCTCTGCGATAttggtgcgatgctcgaccaactgagcagtgaagccacacattgggagccaGGTCAATTTAAAGGGTTCATATCTTCCCATGCAGTGAAAtgttgtgaaatatatatgaaatccatatttgtaTTGTGGTTGTAGATACataatatatttcacatcatttcactgcgtGGGAAGATATGAACCCAACAAATTggcctcgctcccaatgtgtggcttcacagctcagttggtcgagcatcgcacctgtctcgcggaggtcacgggtttgaatcccgttgaagccctgatgtttttcaggcttcttccttcaaattgctgaaattagaaaatttactgcaatgatcactcttcactttcatctttaATATGCAAACAATTTCTGAATCAGAGACTAGTGAAACTGTGTGCCAAGACAGCTATTTGCTTGTGGACACTTCATTGGTGGATATACCATACACTATCTTTGATACAAGTACTTGGGCTGTTTAAGTAACAGAGAGTTgtgctatttaacaattattcctcgagcccgaatgggctatgagtcaatggcccatgaggccaaaggccgaatgggctatcgactcagaggccatgagggcgagaggaataattgttctAGTAAAATCCAAAAGGAGGCGATTTCAAATACTCTTTAAGACAACCGATCGAATGAAAATTCAGTTCCTGTTCTTGCACTTAAGTCAATGGAATATGAAAATATCTGCGGTACGTAGtttagcagatatttgttttctgcacgttctgTTTGGTATTCTTATTGTGTTATTCAATTAGGTGTTTTGGTTACGCAAAACGCGTTGATTGCGCCTATATATAAGCAGTTGTCAGTTAGTTGTTCTTCCTTCGGGTCTGCTAACGCCACACGCTACTCCACTGTTCTTTAGCATGAATGATTCTGACGAAATTTGTGCGCGTTCTAGTCGGAAAGATGGAGTTTTAGATCCTTCTGTCGGTGCTGCTATACAGTCTGCCGTTTCCGAATCGATGGGTTCTTTAGCTGATAACCTCACTCAGGTTATTGAATCTCGGCTTAGCGATTTCGCGACGCGATTTTCCGAGGAAAACAGCTCGTCTGTTGAGCAAGCGGTCAAGAGAGCTCGGCGCGAGCACTATacctgcaaaagaaaaggaaatcagCAGCAGTTGGATCATTCTCTCCAGGTGCTGGATAGGCTAGATGAAGCATCCGACGCTCTCAAGCAGAAATCGTACGAGAAAGTTAAAGTTGCTTTGGAGTCAGGTGCTGATTTAGTTTCTAAGCGTGTTAAAGCCATTAAGCTTGCTGACAAGAGCGAATTCGGCTGGGCGACCGTTAACGAATATTTGTCTGACGAGCTCGCCTCTGACTCCGACGACGAGAAGAGAATTTACCGGGCAGAGAGGAGAGCCGAGAGAAAAATCAATAAAGAGAAGCGTCGTCGTGTCCGTTCCGACGATAAAAGAGCTGGTTCCTCCTCTGCTTTCCGCGTGGCTTCTTCGTCAAGATTCTCGTCTGTTGATGTGGCTTCTCGTTCGGAAGCTAGACCAGCTCGTCGTTTAGGGCCTTGTTTTAAGATAAGTAGCCTACTCTTCTCGTTTTACTGGCTTTGTTTTTACTTCGTCGATTATGGCGTTACACTCAGGCCATAATCCAATATTCTCAATGAATTGCtgttttgctgtattttattCTTTAGACTAGGTTAGTGCAGAATATGAAAATATCTGCGGTACGTAGtttagcagatatttgttttctgcacgttctgTTTGGTATTCTTATTGTGTTATTCAATTAGGTGTTTTGGTTACGCAAAACGCGTTGATTGCGCCTATATATAAGCAGTTGTCAGTTAGTTGTTCTTCCTTCGGGTCTGCTAACGCCACACGCTACTCCactgttcttttattttttatgctgtggattttattttcatgttgttttgtgtttcccCCTTTTTTCAGTGTGAAGATTTTGGTCATTTGAGCTCGACTTGCACGAAACCTACGGACACGTCAAAGAGTACCGCTCGCCGTGATTGACTAGATGGCGTCCCGTTGATCACTGATGATGCTGATGCTCAGCAAGTTGAGTGTGATTTTTTACATTTATTGTCTTCCAGTAGCGACGAATTTAGTGTTAAAGGCGGTAGCAATGGCGTCAAAGGTCGCTTGAAGTCCTCGCTTAATTTCTGGGTTGAAACTTTAGATGCTTCAGATTTTGTACTGTGATTAGGCGTGGTTATAGGTTACCATTTGCCGAGTATCCCTCTCAGTGCTTTCTAAAGAATAACAGATCTGCGCTTCAGCATCCAGGCTTTGTGGCCGAAGCAATTACTGAGCTTCTTAGTAATGGTTGCATTGTTGAGCACTACGTTCCTCCGTTCTGTGTGAATCCCTTAACAGTTGCGGAAGGAAAGAAGTTGCGTCTTGTTATTGATCTTAGGCATGTCAACAGTTATTTAGTTAAACCCAGATTCAAATATGAAGACTTGCGCTCATTATCCCAAGTTCTAGATGAAGGACACTGGTTTTTCACGTGGGTCCTTATGTCCGGCTACCATCATCTTGATATTTGTCCTGATCACCAAAAGTATCTAGGTTTTGCTTGGCCTTTTTCCGGTGTTGTTAGATATTTTACCTTTGCAGTTCTTCCTTTCGGCCTTAGTAGTGCCTGCTTTTGTTTCACTAAGTTGATGCACCCGTTAGTTAGACGCTGGCGTTCTATGGGGCACAACAGTTTCATTTATCTAGACGACGGTTTCGGTAGTCAACCAGATAAATGTTCCGCCACGGCAGCAAGCTTTATTCAGCGCAAAGAGCTTTCTTTATCTGGTCTCCTTTGTAACGAGGAAAAGTCGCACTTGGCCCCGATGCAAATTGGCGAGTGGCTCGGTTTCGTGATCGATTCTATTTCAATGTCATTTCGGATTCCAGAGAAGAAAGTCTCCAAACTTAAGGGCTTGTTAGATTTTGCGATTCAGGCGGGGTACTCTTCATTTCGTGAGTTAGCGAGAATCGCTGGTTCTATCATTTCAGTTGCCTTGGCAGTCGGCCCGATCTCTCGTCTTTTGACCAGGCAGATGTACTTCGCTATTGAAACCAGGTCAGCATGGGACGACACAATTCATTTTTCTCCCAGTCTTTTAATCGAGCTCAAATTTTGGTTCTGCAACATCGATTGCTTCAACGGTTATTCTATAAGGCCATCATTGGCGACACATACCGTTGTGTTTTCCGATGCAAGTGATGTAGCTTTCGGAGGTTTCTCCGCTTCGCTGGACGGCACCGTTGTTAGCGGCATGTGGGAACCCGAGGATATCGGCCGTAGTTCTACGTTCCGCGAGCTGAAAGCTATTTATTTCGTGTTGCTTTCCTACGTTGCTCAACTGAAACACAAGAGAGTTAAAATCTTTACTGACAATCAGGGCGCTGCCAGAATCGTTGCTATCGGAAGCTCCAAAGCTAATCTCCAGGCTCTGGCTATGGACATTTTTAATCTCTGTCTTGTTAACAACATCGTTCTGGAAGCGCAATGGATCCCAAGATCACTTAATGAAAGGGCAGATCTTCTCAGCAGATTTGTTGACAAAGATGACTGTTCCATCAATCCTTCTTTATTTCGAGATATTGACGCCAAATGGGGCCCTCACACAATTGATCGGTTTGCGTCGCATTACAACGCCCAGGTTCCACGGTTCAACTCTAAATTTGCCTCCCCCGGCTGCAACGGTGTTGACGCCTTGTCTCGGGATTGGCGGGATGAGAACAATTGGGTTTGCCCTCCTGTGAGTGCCATCGTGCCTTCTGTTAGAGCTCTCTCGTCGTGCTCCGGTTACGGCACTTTGATCGTCCCTCAGTGGCCATCCGCCTATTTTTGGCCCTTTTTGCATGGCAGCTCTTCCCAGTTTAAGTCTTTCGTTAAGGGAGTGTTTGAGCTTCCTCGTATAGAAGACCTCTTGTTGGAAGGTCCAGGCCAGAGGCAAATTTACAAGGCACGTCCCTCGGTCTTCAGTGGTTGCCCGAGATTCAAAATGTTAGCCTTACGGGTTGATTTTAGGTGAGATTTTTGTCATCTTTGTTTACCATgcatgtttcttttatttcagctCTACTCCTCAGCTTGTCATTGCTCATCTTTCAGTTTCGTCTCACTTTGGTATTGTAATTTTTGTGCCATGTTGTGTTTTGCCTGATTTGGCAGCGTCATTTTGGTCAGTGCTTTGACCTTTTGTTTTACACCCTTTTGCCTGATGTGGCATCTTCGTTTTGACCGTATGTACTTTGGACTATATTGTTTTTATGCcgtttttgctattttattgtgttttgcCTGATTTGGCACTATATCTTGAACCGGGGTTCGGATttcgttttgtcatttttacgGTGACATCTGATTTTCTGTTTGTATTGTGTATCCccttttttatcttattttacctttttttcttgcttacTGTTATTTTATGTTATTTCTTGTAGCCGTTCTACAATCGGGGATTTGGCGTGAAGCAAACTCTTTGGTCGATCCATCTTTGCGTAGGCTTGTTCCGAACCTTCTCCATTTACAGTTGGAGTCCAGGGCTCCTTCCACCGTGCAGAAATACAGATCCAGCTGGCAGAGGTGGCGTCAGTGGGCAGCTTCTAAGATTGGCGTTCAAGTTATTCCAGCAAAGCCTCTGCATGTTGCACTCTTTATTAGCGAGCTTACTGTAATCTCAGTTAGCAATAACACGGGGATATCTTCTATAGAGTCAGTTCTTTACGGCATTAAGAGGGGTCATGGTCTGGCCGGGATTGTGGATTGCCCTACTAGTCACCCCCTTGTTAAGTCATCCTTAGAGGGCGCTAGAAGGAAGCTTGCACGTCCAGTTTAGCCCAAAGAGCCTTTATCCGTTGAAACAGTTTGTAGGATCGCTGATCATTATATTTCTAGTAGTTCTCTCGCTgttattcgttttcttttcattctctTGGTTGGCTTCGCTGGGTTTTTCCGTATGGACGAAATTCGTAATTTTTCTGTTAATGATGTCTCTATTTGCAGTGAATACATGTCAGTTTTCGTTCCGAAACGCAAGAATGATCAGTATAGGGAGGGGCATACATCCCTCCTGGCAAGGTCTCATAAGGCTACTTGCCCAGTTTCTATTACCGAGCGGTTACTCAAGCTTCTTCCTTTATCTAGTGAGTCATCTTCCCCACTCGTTAGGCGAATTGTTAAATCCAAGTCTAAGGAGTATTTTCATGTTTCTAAAGGCATTTCTTACACGACACTTAGAGAGGAATTTAGGAAATACCGTACGTTAAGCCATTTGTAAATGACATTGCAAAGTACGGCACGCACAGTATCAAGTCCGGCGCCGCATCAAATCCTGCGTGTAAGAATATATCCGCTGATCTGCTGGACATGCATGCCGGCTGGAAATGTGCCACTTCGAAGCACAGATACATTAAGCGCTCTGTTAATGATCGCTTAAAAGTTTCTCGATCTATTGCTCTTTAGtttcggttttcttttgtttgctataatttatttaattagtaGTCTTGGCGGGGGACTAAAGTCGTGCCTGGCCCGCCCCAGATTTCCTATCCGTTTTTTCCCACAGGGTTTTTAGGGTAGGTTTTTTCTGGCCCCCCCTGGCACGGCTTTCTCTAGTTTACCTTGTCAGTTTCCCTTTTTGTAGATGTTATTACTATCTGATTTAATAAAGTGGCGTTATGGCGTTACACTCAGGCCATAATCCAATATTCTCAATGAATTGCtgttttgctgtattttattCTTTAGACTAGGTTAGTGCAGAAACATAGCAATCTATCAGCTTGATTTCTGATTTCGCATTTATTGTTCAACGCATGTAGTTGCTGTTGACGATAGAGACGCTGCATCCATGGAAGTGGAAAGCCTGGAGAGCTTAAATTCTTACATCCTGATTATTCTCGACCTGTTGGGATGAAGTAATGGCAGATCTTGTACCAGGAGGTGGCAAAGCTGGGTTTTCTTTTGAGCTGGATGGCTGGTGTTCAATGGCCAGGTGAGAATCGTCAGCAACGAAACCGCTGAGAATGTTGGACATGTTTTccttttatttgactaatacatgatttttaggggtactccattttaggtactccatagggtactccatggagtagggctccgcgctttgttattagggaccttcagatccgactaggagtacgagtacgagtacgagtttttcaatgtgcccccggtgcgcatgcccgattgcgtgaggctgtcacgtcaactcgttctgtcgtcaaaatctcgtcgccgtcttgacaccaactacgagattttcaacaaatctcgtcccccgactaccagttcactacaggtgcaaagtcgagttaaaaggttagtctttaaacgcgcggatacactctgaaatgttccgtgcaacttgtctcgcaatgttttggcgactttatggcatcttttgttgtttgtatactaaacattcccgcgactgacaaaatgttataacttgtactcgcaaaaattactgaaatatttttgttgcgagctgacgacggcaacaacagtgtccacgacagctaagacccaggcctctcgcactcaaaagtcgtactcgtactcgtagtcgtagtcggatctgaaggtccctatttcCCCATATCCAACCACCAAGCTGAACGTCTTACAGCAGAGTGAACCTGAGAGTGATAAGATCCGTGAAAAACAGCGCAAAGATCTAGAGTTAAGTGAAATGATCGATTATATCCAGGATGACATTTTGCCCAGCAACGACGCGAAAGCCAGAAGAATTTTGCTAAGAAGTGATAGTTTCTATATCAGTCAGGATTGTTTATTGTGTCATCTCGATCGTAGCCACAGACGTGCTCGTGGtagtttttctcaacttgttGTTCCTCAGTCAATGAAGTACGAAATTTTGTCTAATGTACATAGTCATGTCGCTGGTGCCCATTTTGGAGTACACAAAACGtttcaaaagttgaaacaaCGATATTGGTGGTCTGGCATGTTTAAAGATGTAGAGAACTGGTGTAAGTCGTGTGTTGATTGTGCAAGGTCACCAAGGAACACCAAAAGAGCCCCACTTTTACCACTACCTGTCAAAGGTGCTTTTGACAGAGTCGCAGTTGATGTTTTAGGTCCGTTCAAGCCATCCAACAGACAAAATTGGTACATCGTAGTTTTTAGTGATTCCTTAACACGTTGGTGTGAAGCATTTCCTGTTTCTAGGGTAGAAGCCAATGTGATTGCACGTTTGTTAGTCGATGAAATTATTGCAAGGCATGGTGCCCCAAGAGTTTTGCTTTCAGATAGAGGAACCAACTTTCTCTCTAAGCTTGTAGCGGAGGTgtgcaaaattttccaaattcagAAAGTGAACACATCTAGTTATCACCCGCAAACAGACGGACTTGTTGAAAGATTCAATTCAACCCTTTGCCACTCACTTTCTATGTAAGGAGCCAAAAATCAGAAGGATTGGGACGATTTCATACCGCTTattttatttgcgcatcgaACTTCGATTTCAGATGCTTTAGGCGATTCTCCATTCTGCTGTTTGTATGGTCGTGAGCCACGCCTTCCAgttgatgttaaatttctgccACCAGCTGCCGACGACTTCTCGACTTCAGATTGGGATCATCGCAAGCGCATTGTCGAAAAAGTAGAATTGGCTCAGAATCTCGCTCATGAAAATATGCAGCGTtcacagcagaaaatgaaagaatactacgatcgtaatgcaagtcaaccacttttcgaaatcggacaacgtgtttgggtttacacaccaaaacgaagaagggcctaTCAAAGAAACTCCTGTATAATTGGTTTGGTCCGTACAGAATTGTCGAACAATCGTCTCCTGTTCATTATCGTTTGcgttctaaaaacaacaagGTTACTTTCGCTGTTCATCCTAATAGAATGAAACCTTTTGTCGATCCTGCTTTAAGGCCAATTGAACCACCGATTGATAACAACCCGAGTGAACCCTACCTAGATGAATCAGACATTCCTGCTGGCTCTTTCGAAGTTAGAGTCAAGCAGCCGTGATAACGATACGAATGTCAGTTCTGAGAAGCATGATGCATGTTCGCTATCACATTCACAAGAAGCTCTCGATAGCccaaatcaacaattgggtgatGATCAGGTCGTTATtgataatcaatcaatttttgctgcTGAAAGAATTCTCAAGAAACggaaaagaaaaggcaaaatgcaATATAAGGTCAAATGGCTCGGCTATCCCGAAGATCAATCAACCTGAGAACCggaggaaaatattttggataaaagTCTTATCGAACATTTTGAGCATGGCCAAATGCGAAATCAGCGAAAATCTAGTCTGCAGCATGTTTGAATCacaattttccatttgcttCATTGCGTCAATGTTATGTCGGCTCAGCCAAGTAATTTCAATCAATAGATAAATTGCGCATGTATCGGTCACAACAAACCAGATTTCTCGTTCGTGACATTCATCAATTTGTTCAGAGGTAGCGATTTCGTGTTCAAATTTTATTAGTAAATAATGAAATTGTTGAGTtagtttttttgaaattttgcgtGTACTTGTCTCCGTGCATTTAAAGCTTGCTTCCAAATTCAGTAGTCAGCTTTTTGTGGTACCTTTTCTGAATATGAAGGTTTCTctagctttgtttttgtttggagGATCTCGTTTGTTTACTCTGTACTTAAAGAATTAGTTATTATAAGCACTTACTGTACATGCTTGCAATGGTCGGTTAACCTGAATTTCGCGGGAGTTGTCACAAGTTTTCAAAGGTCAAGTACATCTCACAAGTATACATCATCTCACAAGCTATCAACATGTTGCCAAGTACAACTATCTTCCTATAGAGTTTACCAATAACTCATGATATTACgtcattcaagtggttttcGCCAGAGAGTATTTGCAGTATTAACTGATCCAACTTGCCAGTTATTCACTAATGATACAAAGTCAACAGTCCCTTGCGCAACAGCAAGACAAAAAAGCTTTATGTAAGTGGAGATACAAACACCGCCTAACTTCATTAGAGTGTTATGAAtacgtatttacccgtgtataatgcgcacttttttcccgctgaaaaagctccgaaaattgagatgcgcattatacacggaatcctttgttttagactcgcgtcccgcattagcatgtaaacaaatacacgaaatttattcatacacaatcatttgctttaaatttaaaagtttaagaaagaagcaatgaagaaataacgatttcgatccacttaaaataaaccctttcTATTTAGGCGAACAACCGATgaagaaagcataaaaacaaatacacgaaatttgaccagacacaatcatttgcttttaactgAAAAGTTAGAGACAGAACCAATGTATAAATAATGATTTCGAACCACTTAAAATAATTGCCCTTCCTCtttagacgaacaaccgatgaacaaagcataaaaatggctacgaaattcgaagaaaagcgaacaagaatttgaagttcggtctcggcaacgtggtggcctggggagatgtagcagcctgcttgtttatgacacttTTGAAGCTCACGTGACTGACAACGTGAAcgtagtattcgcaaaagaaatctccaatttagctctaattccttgCAGACTGACCTCCGTTCTGTAACCCATAGTGTTCCTCgagtaatcgaggagctggatgcagtggatagcggacCGTATCCATGATTTGACAGAGGCTGACCGCCaaaagagtccatcggaagaactgatcgtttcgtggctggtgcatcgagtgacatttctgaagagatgatcgagttgtcgtttttagagtgtttccaaatcacgatctttttacgctattcttttgtaaccacttcctctgttttctgcttccttttttttttttttttcgaagtgcggtccaaaataggggtgcgcattatacacgggcgggcattatacacgggtaaatacagtatgcttctaaaactcattaataattcataagtttgatagccaataaaaaatggctaaattcgtcacctgcatgagttttgatacccaatgaaaacacagatgaaaaccacacgtgttttggatcacatatcaaaaccacgcgtggttttcatctgtcttctcattggacatcaagagttatggatcaaaacaaaacaaattgaacacaaaaacaatacttcagtttaattaatcatcataattaatcagctacactgacagttcattttttttcgttgacaaaaatttttacatcaCAATTTGTGAACGAAgaagcattcaaaaatgaaaaaccttctgagcttttttcttcgtatctgttacactttaatttttcttccttATTTTCTGTCTTCGTTTCTGCTCCTAATAAAGCTGATACATGAGAAACTTTCTTCTCACTTGTTTTCTCATAAGCAAATAATGCATTAGACCTGTGCCCGGTTCTCTCTCTAATTAATTTCTCTTCTACACCACTATTAAAGAGTTTAGAAACACAAGTGACACGCAAACAATGGGCCGTTTTTCTCTTGATTCCTGCAGCCTTGCACAAATTCGGCAAAATAGAATTCAAGGTGTTGATACCTACGGGGCTATTCTCAAAAGACAACGTTTTCGACTTTGGCCTGAAATAGAAAGCTTCATTTCTTTTTGAAAGAGTTTCAACCAATCCAATGTACAATTGATAAAACTGCACTAAACATCGATCATGCTCTTGACCTCTCTCATGGCAAATATGCCTTACTTTTCTTGGTTCATACTTAAGGTCAGTAATACCTCCATGGAAAGTTTTACAtacattttcttcaaaattaataaCATTTGGCCCTAAACAAAAGTTATTCACACAAATGTTCCTATGTTCACCACCGCGCAAGCCAAACATTTTGCCATTATAGAAATAAATAGTATGTAATAACTGCTTAGCTGTTCCAGTGCCAAATAATCCTCCACTCCAGAACTTTTCTTCGTCCTCGTCTGTGACAGCTTCCttctcttctttctttgtttgcaaaCTCACACCTTGCCGCGTGCTATCCTTCATTTCGGCATCAAGACAACGACGAAAAATAGCAAATCTGCAATAAAATATAGGAGATTAAAAAAAGATCGATCTATATGCTAATTGTAGTCTTCGATGAAAAGATTATCTTGCATTGAACATAAATTCTATATCCTCTCTTACCGTTTATCCGAAGCATCTAATGGATTTAATGCTTCGCTTCCCACAGTTTCTTCTAAATGCCTTCGGATGCCACAGATAATTCCATAAAGTGTCCTTGCTGGATACACCTTCCCTTCACTATTCGCAACCTCCTGGACAAATTTACTCAGCCAGTAGTTTAAAGCGTTGGcatccatatttgccaaatctgtACACAACGACTGAACTTTGTACAAATCTCCAAAATCTTTAAAAGCGCCACCAGCATCAAGTACAGgacctttaacttttctatttatctgccattggtgaaaaattttaatcgcccatttggttttgtaggcagttgacTTAGGAATGCTCCCTTGCAGCAACTTTGATTCTTCTTCCCCAGTTTTTGGAGAACGAAAACGGCTTACGGTATTCGTTGCAAAAGACTCCGCCATCTTCACTACCACATGACTtacaacgaacaacaacaaatttcccacattttgattatttttaaaatacataatctcatgtgaaattaaagcacggaaacaataccccctaattactaaaagaagtgtgaatagttttagaagccatatcaaaaactcgtgcgtcgtgtttgaccggggtctccagacacctcgaaacaataaaagcactcggcctacggcctcgtgctttcatctgtttctcggtgtctggaaaccccggtcaaacactcgcactcgtttttgatttattacatCAAAGACTAAACAGCTTCAAGACACCGTTAAAGTTGGTCACGCTTTTACAAATGTCTCTTTGACGATGATGATGCTATCAATAGCATATTTTCGACCCTTTTCATGCAGTTTGTGGATTGTTCACAACTTTCTGAAATT
This genomic interval carries:
- the LOC136931706 gene encoding uncharacterized protein isoform X2 encodes the protein MYFKNNQNVGNLLLFVVSHVVVKMAESFATNTVSRFRSPKTGEEESKLLQGSIPKSTAYKTKWAIKIFHQWQINRKVKGPVLDAGGAFKDFGDLYKVQSLCTDLANMDANALNYWLSKFVQEVANSEGKVYPARTLYGIICGIRRHLEETVGSEALNPLDASDKR